In a single window of the Olivibacter sp. SDN3 genome:
- a CDS encoding folylpolyglutamate synthase/dihydrofolate synthase family protein has protein sequence MNYIEVIDYLYSRLPMFTRDGASAFKKDLTNTLLLCKALGNPHKHLKCIHIAGTNGKGSSSHMLASVLQTAGYKTGLYTSPHLLDFRERIKINGQFVSQQFVIDFIRKNKALIEKIKPSFFEVTAVMAFRYFYEMQVDIAIIETGLGGRLDSTNIISPIVCLITNIGYDHMDMLGDSLVKIAQEKAGIIKQNTPVVISERRHNIDQVFINHAEEKKAPIYFANDEWLVGNVANDIKFQYLQVKSLKDECNHFELKLDLKGSYQQKNAIGVLSSIIQLNKLGFKISQQHINEGLAATQEFTGLMGRWHTLANHPTIICDTGHNEDGWREVIKNIGHTVYKKLHMIIGVMRDKDLDHMLNILPKEATYYFCNPNFERALPADQLYTRSSDFGLVGKPYNTLEQALTAARKNAAKEDLIFIGGSTFVVAEALPLFKY, from the coding sequence ATGAATTACATTGAGGTAATTGATTATCTTTATAGCCGTCTACCTATGTTTACGCGTGACGGAGCTTCTGCTTTTAAAAAGGATCTAACGAACACGTTGCTTCTTTGTAAAGCTTTGGGAAATCCGCACAAACATCTAAAATGTATACATATAGCTGGCACGAATGGTAAAGGAAGCAGTTCACATATGCTAGCATCCGTACTCCAGACGGCGGGCTATAAGACAGGTTTATATACCTCCCCGCATTTGCTTGATTTTAGAGAACGAATAAAGATCAATGGACAATTTGTTTCTCAGCAATTTGTAATTGATTTTATTAGAAAAAACAAGGCACTGATCGAAAAAATCAAACCCTCTTTCTTTGAGGTTACAGCTGTTATGGCTTTTCGATATTTTTATGAGATGCAAGTTGATATCGCTATCATAGAAACGGGACTCGGAGGCCGTTTAGATTCTACCAACATCATCAGTCCTATCGTCTGTCTCATAACTAATATCGGTTATGATCACATGGACATGCTCGGCGATTCGCTGGTAAAGATTGCTCAGGAAAAAGCGGGTATCATTAAGCAAAATACACCAGTTGTAATCAGTGAGCGTCGACACAATATTGATCAGGTGTTCATTAATCATGCAGAGGAAAAGAAAGCGCCTATCTATTTTGCAAACGATGAGTGGTTAGTAGGTAATGTAGCAAATGACATTAAATTCCAATATCTCCAGGTCAAATCATTAAAAGATGAGTGCAATCATTTTGAATTAAAGCTAGATCTTAAGGGTAGCTATCAACAAAAAAATGCTATTGGTGTACTATCCAGTATCATCCAGTTAAACAAGTTGGGTTTCAAAATCAGCCAACAGCATATTAATGAAGGGCTAGCTGCCACTCAAGAGTTTACCGGATTAATGGGCCGTTGGCATACATTAGCTAATCATCCCACTATTATCTGCGACACAGGTCATAATGAAGACGGTTGGAGAGAGGTAATTAAAAATATCGGTCATACTGTCTATAAGAAACTACACATGATCATCGGTGTTATGCGTGACAAAGATTTAGATCATATGCTAAATATACTTCCAAAAGAAGCAACGTATTATTTTTGCAATCCTAATTTCGAAAGAGCTCTTCCCGCTGATCAGTTATACACTCGCTCGTCTGACTTTGGTTTAGTTGGCAAACCATATAACACTTTAGAGCAAGCATTAACAGCCGCGAGGAAAAACGCAGCAAAAGAAGACTTGATATTTATTGGAGGCAGCACCTTCGTCGTAGCGGAAGCACTGCCTTTATTTAAATATTAG
- a CDS encoding energy transducer TonB, producing the protein MNSHRQDHENNYPKAFAISSGIFGAFLILCFFWMLNNPAPEFGMGGLIVNYGTDDEGMGDDYMSLEEPSVNPNANKTLPDKVVPNEEPTPVVSQQTNDKTVVTQDVEDAPEVVTKENVKPSSTTPTVTPEKKESKPTVNPNALYTGKKKDGSGIGDGTGTTAGNQGSLQGNNMAANYGEGGSGNGLVGLPNRSFAVRPEIEDKGQLAGRVAVEITVDRNGNVTRARAGAKGTTLSDATLWEKCETAVRNARLNATDGGPDLQSGIVVFNFKVK; encoded by the coding sequence ATGAATAGTCATCGGCAAGATCATGAAAATAATTACCCAAAAGCTTTTGCCATATCATCAGGTATATTTGGGGCATTTTTAATTCTATGTTTTTTTTGGATGTTGAATAATCCAGCACCTGAATTTGGTATGGGAGGACTAATTGTAAACTATGGAACTGATGATGAGGGCATGGGTGACGATTATATGAGCTTAGAAGAGCCCTCTGTAAATCCAAATGCAAACAAAACACTTCCAGATAAGGTTGTGCCAAACGAAGAACCTACACCTGTTGTATCTCAACAAACAAATGATAAAACAGTTGTAACACAAGATGTCGAAGATGCGCCGGAAGTGGTCACAAAAGAAAATGTCAAACCATCATCCACTACCCCTACAGTAACACCCGAGAAAAAGGAAAGCAAACCTACGGTTAATCCAAATGCATTGTATACGGGAAAAAAGAAAGATGGTTCAGGTATTGGCGATGGTACGGGAACAACTGCAGGCAACCAAGGGAGCTTACAGGGTAATAATATGGCGGCTAATTATGGTGAAGGCGGTTCTGGTAATGGCTTAGTTGGCCTACCTAATCGATCGTTTGCCGTAAGGCCAGAGATAGAAGATAAAGGGCAATTGGCAGGCAGGGTTGCCGTGGAGATTACTGTCGACCGAAATGGCAACGTAACTCGTGCTCGCGCAGGAGCTAAGGGCACCACACTATCAGATGCTACGCTTTGGGAAAAATGTGAAACTGCTGTACGCAATGCCCGTTTAAATGCTACGGATGGAGGTCCTGATTTACAATCAGGTATTGTAGTTTTCAACTTCAAGGTGAAGTAG
- a CDS encoding biopolymer transporter ExbD, whose translation MNLRKRDNRPTAEVHTAALNDIMFFLLLFFLLASAVANPQVVKLLLPRSQSGEQSVAKKTISLSINKDLQYFVEKEQVPLDQLMPALQTYVQEGQELTVLLYVDRTVAIEDVIEVMDIANKLKIKLVLATEPKEKS comes from the coding sequence ATGAATTTAAGAAAAAGGGACAATAGACCAACCGCCGAAGTGCATACTGCAGCATTGAATGATATTATGTTCTTTCTACTATTGTTTTTCTTATTAGCGTCTGCAGTAGCGAATCCACAAGTAGTAAAATTACTGCTCCCAAGGTCCCAGTCTGGAGAACAATCGGTTGCTAAAAAAACAATAAGTTTGTCTATTAATAAAGATTTACAGTACTTTGTAGAAAAAGAGCAAGTACCGCTAGATCAATTAATGCCCGCCCTGCAAACATATGTGCAAGAGGGGCAAGAATTAACGGTACTTTTATACGTAGACAGAACTGTAGCCATCGAAGATGTAATTGAGGTAATGGATATAGCAAATAAACTTAAAATAAAGCTTGTTTTGGCTACAGAACCGAAAGAAAAAAGTTAA
- a CDS encoding MotA/TolQ/ExbB proton channel family protein, with the protein MFLLQVTDTPASLDTMLTSPGASTLPVEELSLMDLLIKGGWVMLPLAILAFLGLVIFIERYLTIKKASRYDSNLMIQVKQNIMSGRLDAALALCRNSNGPLGRMLQKGLTRIGRPIKDIEGAIENVGKLEVSKLEKNINILGIIAGIAPMLGFVGTIIGVITIFHEVSLTGVIEIGTISGGLYTKMVTSATGLIIGITAYVGYHILNMMVDRLILRMETDAIEFIDLLDEPGS; encoded by the coding sequence ATGTTTTTATTACAAGTAACAGACACACCGGCATCACTAGACACTATGCTTACCTCACCTGGAGCATCCACATTACCCGTTGAAGAATTAAGTTTAATGGATCTTCTCATTAAAGGTGGGTGGGTCATGCTTCCCTTGGCAATCCTTGCTTTTCTAGGTTTAGTCATCTTTATTGAAAGGTATTTAACGATAAAAAAAGCGTCAAGATACGATTCTAACCTAATGATACAAGTAAAACAGAATATCATGTCCGGCAGATTAGACGCAGCATTAGCGCTATGCCGTAACAGTAACGGACCGCTCGGCCGCATGTTACAAAAGGGATTAACACGTATAGGTCGCCCTATAAAAGATATTGAAGGCGCAATCGAAAATGTAGGTAAATTAGAAGTATCCAAGCTCGAAAAGAACATTAACATTCTTGGAATCATCGCTGGTATCGCACCTATGCTCGGTTTCGTTGGTACCATCATTGGTGTAATTACTATTTTTCACGAAGTGTCCTTAACAGGCGTGATTGAAATTGGAACTATTTCAGGCGGATTATATACAAAGATGGTAACTTCCGCTACAGGTTTAATTATCGGTATTACAGCTTATGTAGGCTATCATATTCTTAATATGATGGTAGACCGCTTGATACTACGTATGGAAACAGATGCTATTGAGTTTATTGATTTATTAGATGAACCCGGCAGCTAG
- a CDS encoding SPOR domain-containing protein — protein MFNIGQYLYQLLLIHEQIGVPGIGIFRKERIAAGFNKEEGQFVPPVFTYALLSHATVDYILLDFLVKKEQISHEQAREKIDLTVSKLLSEIANKGEVELDKIGFLKQKDNSYVLVPFVSPLPALQPIRDISVQHVPVLPSTTNSAEYSDEELNIPEIIGEQNEENVAPLPHIESQTTSNHWIKWAIAVTVPIIIVLFYFLYFNTSGTPSSTTAVKTKRDTTYQNGDQISASSAIDTNATSANVDTISATNAIKTEEEPIVKKASKTLPYSIVIGSFKTLELAIKQAEYFRTIGINAFVLESKMPNNRKKICYGSYATKEEAQKDLPKVRSEINVEAYIYP, from the coding sequence ATGTTTAATATTGGCCAATACTTATATCAGTTATTACTCATTCATGAGCAGATTGGTGTGCCTGGGATAGGTATCTTTCGCAAGGAACGTATTGCCGCTGGCTTTAATAAAGAAGAAGGGCAATTTGTGCCTCCAGTATTTACATACGCATTATTGTCGCATGCGACTGTTGACTATATTTTATTAGATTTTCTTGTCAAAAAAGAACAAATATCCCATGAACAAGCACGTGAAAAAATAGATTTGACCGTTTCTAAACTACTCAGTGAAATCGCTAATAAAGGAGAAGTTGAGCTGGATAAAATAGGTTTTCTTAAACAGAAGGATAACTCATATGTACTTGTGCCTTTCGTTTCACCCTTACCTGCCCTGCAACCAATCAGAGATATTTCTGTACAGCATGTGCCAGTTTTACCATCCACAACAAATTCTGCCGAATACTCAGACGAAGAACTGAATATTCCTGAAATTATCGGAGAACAGAATGAGGAAAACGTCGCTCCGTTACCCCATATAGAATCGCAAACAACCAGTAATCACTGGATAAAATGGGCCATTGCTGTAACAGTACCAATTATTATAGTGTTATTTTATTTTTTGTACTTTAACACGTCAGGCACACCTTCGTCAACGACGGCCGTCAAAACAAAAAGAGATACAACCTATCAAAACGGTGACCAAATATCTGCTTCCAGCGCAATAGATACTAATGCAACATCTGCAAATGTTGACACTATATCTGCCACTAATGCGATAAAAACAGAAGAAGAGCCAATTGTAAAGAAAGCTTCAAAAACACTACCATACAGCATCGTAATCGGTTCCTTTAAAACTTTGGAGTTAGCAATTAAACAAGCAGAATATTTTCGAACAATAGGCATTAACGCATTTGTATTAGAAAGTAAAATGCCCAATAATCGAAAAAAAATTTGTTATGGCTCATACGCTACGAAGGAGGAGGCCCAAAAAGATCTACCAAAAGTAAGAAGTGAAATAAATGTAGAAGCATATATTTATCCTTAG
- a CDS encoding TonB-dependent receptor, with translation MFRYTLLISFGLYSFTAFSQEEQDPNEEAKGQLGEIEVIRDYKPILADAVKIRQSPDLTNERKYLSKLNYNIFDKKLDINTGTHRLEIQEVPTARPDVLTNNYAKIGVGNFNTLLGEVYISNGEDEALQVGGFIKHLSQKGTELTGQNFSEQKVGLFGRSILDQITLNGEIGFNRYATRYYGFVPLQPDLNNDPTKQHYNDLYIKGELNSNYEENDELLSYSLRADGYLFGNAFSARENSFALSGNLNKKINAFNLGANVSGDFTNVQSQNQSLANHIARLNPYIRFQGNNYKITLGATLVSEFGGDESRNNIFPTVDLDFALVPEYASLYAGVKGDVVKTSFRTLANENPFLMERPFIDSLNNTNTLVIHNMLEKIHAFGGIKGNAGATLGYKIGIFYKQLSDLPLYTISPNNPSRYDIIYDRGEKNTVFGFEGDVNVRVSEAFTLGGNLIFNEYDLENEAEAWFIPKLRVAANTRINIGKKVYIDGELFFNDAMKARSYNKYVGIGGDPDAPVTVSLPAFADISAGIEYRATKQIGVYVRGNNLLSNSYQRFLYYPRLGFNVIGGLNVSF, from the coding sequence ATGTTTAGATATACATTATTAATCAGTTTTGGGCTTTATTCCTTTACTGCTTTTTCTCAAGAGGAGCAGGATCCTAATGAAGAGGCTAAAGGTCAATTGGGTGAAATCGAAGTAATAAGAGACTATAAGCCAATATTGGCAGACGCCGTAAAAATTAGACAGAGTCCCGATTTAACCAACGAGCGCAAATACCTGTCGAAGCTCAACTATAACATCTTTGATAAAAAATTAGATATAAATACCGGCACACACCGTTTAGAAATTCAGGAAGTGCCAACAGCCAGACCAGACGTACTTACTAACAATTATGCTAAAATTGGTGTAGGAAACTTTAACACGTTGCTAGGTGAAGTTTATATTAGTAACGGTGAGGATGAAGCCTTACAAGTAGGTGGATTTATTAAACATCTCAGCCAAAAAGGCACGGAGTTAACAGGACAAAATTTTAGTGAACAAAAGGTAGGTTTGTTTGGCAGAAGTATTCTGGATCAAATTACATTAAACGGTGAAATAGGTTTTAACAGATATGCAACACGATATTATGGATTTGTACCTTTACAACCAGACTTAAACAATGATCCTACCAAACAGCATTATAATGACCTTTACATAAAAGGTGAACTGAACAGTAATTACGAGGAAAATGACGAATTGTTGAGTTATTCATTAAGAGCAGATGGCTATTTATTTGGTAACGCGTTTTCTGCGAGAGAAAACTCTTTTGCATTAAGTGGTAATTTAAACAAAAAGATAAATGCCTTCAATCTCGGTGCAAACGTGTCTGGAGACTTCACAAATGTTCAAAGTCAAAACCAGAGTTTGGCTAACCATATTGCTCGATTAAATCCCTACATCCGCTTTCAAGGAAACAATTATAAAATCACGTTGGGAGCTACTCTAGTAAGCGAATTCGGAGGAGATGAAAGCCGTAACAATATCTTCCCAACGGTTGACTTGGATTTTGCTCTAGTACCGGAATACGCTAGTTTATATGCTGGAGTTAAAGGAGATGTCGTCAAAACATCTTTCAGAACGTTAGCAAATGAAAACCCATTTTTAATGGAGAGGCCTTTTATAGACTCATTGAATAATACCAACACGCTTGTTATCCATAATATGTTAGAGAAGATTCATGCTTTTGGTGGTATTAAGGGCAATGCCGGTGCCACCTTGGGCTATAAGATCGGTATCTTCTATAAGCAATTGAGCGACCTTCCGCTTTATACAATAAGCCCTAATAACCCTTCTAGATACGATATTATCTACGATAGAGGTGAAAAAAATACTGTTTTTGGTTTTGAGGGAGATGTCAACGTACGTGTATCAGAGGCTTTTACACTTGGCGGGAACCTAATATTCAACGAGTATGATCTAGAAAATGAAGCCGAAGCTTGGTTTATTCCAAAATTAAGGGTTGCGGCCAACACTAGGATTAACATAGGTAAGAAAGTTTATATTGACGGGGAGTTATTCTTTAATGATGCTATGAAAGCACGTTCATACAATAAATATGTAGGTATAGGAGGTGATCCTGACGCTCCAGTCACCGTTTCTCTTCCAGCATTCGCTGATATCAGCGCTGGTATTGAATATCGTGCCACCAAGCAGATCGGTGTGTATGTCAGAGGGAATAATCTGCTGAGCAATAGTTATCAACGCTTTCTATATTATCCCCGTTTAGGATTTAATGTGATCGGCGGGTTAAATGTTTCTTTTTAA
- a CDS encoding tetratricopeptide repeat protein, producing the protein MFKNFTRISLILSLFAGNAMAQQSAWQSLNQAYKTGMELYERGKYAAAYNQLGKVEEIRTKTTIQEDESDQISLLKENARFYQAVCALELGNHDAEGLFLKFIKDHPTSSNTKAAYFQVGRSYFNQKNYTKAIEWFNRLDGGNLSGGENTEYRFKLGYALFMTEDYQTAKPLFARLKDERNQYQEASVYYYAYICYLDSEYKEALREFERLKGSKTYENSYPYYIAALYFLDKRYDDVLAYILPIVEKTKQENETEIFRILGATYFAKNDLGKSKEYYDKFQAKDQGKTQNNQDDYQIGYIAYKNGDYEKAIKELEKLTDPDAYFQSGMILLGDSFIQSGNKESARNAFFRASKLDFDPSMKEQGLLNYAKLSYELEFHQVALDATQEYLRTYPRSENLNEAKTLLAEVLLSTKNYRAAVDVLESIPKRNKEADAAYQKVTYYRGLEYYNERAFENAISIFMRSEQNPIDPELLALAAYWKAEAMYEVRKYGEATDNFARFLNYPAAKNTDVYNYANYALAYAAFRNSNYRISANYFGKFLSSGAPIELNTRNDAIARLGDSYFMLKDYGRAMEQYNKLMSSKAKTQDYALFQSGIIRGLQGDADGKISIMTDLLARYPNSNYADDASFEIPYTFFLKGENEIAIQGLQDMIEKYPRSSYVARALVTIGLVQYNEDNNDAAVRTFQRVVEQHATTDEAKQALKSIQNIYLDKGDAQGFLDYAGTTALGDLSTSEQDNITFQVANNYFSRGEYEAAIDAVNAYFDKFPKPLQEKFARFIRAESLYKTGHPQEALHDFNIILNDWTSAYTERTLLSVSNLYLDQKKYNEAIAPLKKLELTAEYQSHYGFAINNLMVAYFHINDFDNTLMYSRYVKEYEKSSKEDNAKASLYAARAHMLKGDLNTAKKELNEAISTSQTVVGAEAKYNLGKLQYEAGEYKTAQETAFDLIKNMPSYDYWVAKSFILLSDCYIKLKDEFQAKSTLQSIIENYEEDDDIIPSAKERLEKITGEKLDPEKSIDTENKDDSLNVDSIGVDNLETDSLTTDSLDIETDSLDVDNIGTDSTAIDTSRIMENNF; encoded by the coding sequence ATGTTTAAAAATTTCACTCGTATAAGCTTAATACTTAGCCTTTTCGCAGGTAATGCAATGGCACAACAAAGTGCTTGGCAGTCACTCAATCAGGCGTATAAAACAGGCATGGAATTATATGAAAGAGGCAAATACGCTGCAGCATACAATCAGTTAGGTAAAGTAGAGGAAATACGAACAAAAACTACGATACAAGAAGATGAAAGCGATCAAATTTCACTCCTAAAAGAAAACGCTCGGTTCTATCAAGCTGTATGTGCGCTAGAGCTAGGCAATCATGATGCAGAAGGGCTTTTTCTCAAATTCATCAAAGATCATCCGACTAGCTCCAATACTAAAGCGGCCTATTTTCAAGTAGGACGATCTTACTTTAATCAGAAAAATTACACAAAAGCTATCGAATGGTTTAATAGGTTAGACGGCGGTAACTTGAGTGGAGGAGAAAATACGGAATATCGGTTTAAGCTTGGCTATGCATTGTTTATGACCGAAGACTATCAGACAGCAAAACCGTTATTTGCTCGCTTAAAAGATGAAAGAAACCAGTACCAGGAGGCTTCTGTTTATTATTACGCTTATATTTGTTATTTAGATAGCGAATATAAAGAGGCTTTGCGCGAATTTGAACGTTTAAAAGGGTCTAAAACTTATGAAAATAGTTATCCGTATTATATTGCCGCGCTTTACTTTTTAGATAAACGATACGATGATGTCCTCGCCTATATATTGCCAATCGTCGAAAAGACAAAACAGGAAAATGAAACGGAAATATTCCGCATTTTAGGCGCAACCTACTTCGCAAAAAACGACCTGGGCAAATCAAAAGAGTATTATGATAAATTCCAAGCAAAAGATCAAGGCAAAACGCAGAACAATCAAGACGATTATCAGATAGGCTATATCGCCTATAAAAACGGAGATTACGAAAAGGCAATCAAGGAGTTGGAAAAATTAACGGATCCAGATGCCTATTTCCAAAGTGGCATGATTCTTTTAGGTGATTCGTTTATCCAGTCAGGTAATAAAGAGAGTGCTCGTAATGCTTTTTTCAGAGCTTCGAAGTTAGATTTTGATCCTTCTATGAAGGAACAGGGCCTTTTGAATTATGCCAAACTTTCTTATGAGTTAGAATTTCACCAAGTGGCCTTAGACGCTACGCAAGAATACTTAAGAACGTATCCCCGTTCTGAGAACCTGAACGAAGCCAAGACCTTACTTGCAGAAGTACTGTTAAGCACAAAAAATTATCGTGCTGCTGTTGATGTACTGGAGTCAATCCCTAAACGCAATAAAGAAGCTGATGCAGCCTATCAAAAAGTTACCTATTATAGAGGATTAGAATATTATAATGAACGAGCGTTTGAAAATGCTATATCCATTTTTATGCGTTCCGAACAAAACCCGATTGATCCGGAATTATTGGCTTTAGCTGCCTATTGGAAGGCGGAAGCTATGTACGAAGTAAGGAAATACGGTGAAGCCACCGACAATTTTGCTCGATTCCTGAATTATCCGGCTGCTAAAAATACAGATGTATATAATTATGCTAATTACGCCTTAGCCTATGCGGCGTTCCGAAACAGTAATTACCGCATCTCTGCAAATTATTTTGGTAAATTTCTGAGCAGCGGTGCACCCATCGAGTTAAACACCCGCAATGATGCCATCGCAAGGTTGGGTGATTCTTATTTTATGTTAAAAGACTATGGCCGGGCTATGGAACAGTATAATAAATTAATGAGTTCCAAAGCCAAAACACAGGATTACGCCCTCTTTCAAAGTGGTATTATCAGAGGGCTCCAAGGCGATGCCGATGGCAAGATCAGTATCATGACAGATCTTTTGGCAAGGTATCCAAACTCGAATTATGCAGATGACGCCAGTTTTGAAATTCCTTATACCTTTTTTCTCAAAGGTGAAAACGAAATTGCCATACAGGGCTTACAAGATATGATAGAGAAGTATCCTCGCAGTAGTTACGTTGCCAGAGCCCTAGTTACTATAGGTCTTGTTCAGTATAATGAAGACAATAATGATGCCGCAGTACGAACTTTTCAACGAGTAGTAGAGCAACATGCCACTACAGATGAAGCTAAACAGGCATTAAAATCAATACAAAATATTTATCTTGACAAAGGAGATGCGCAAGGCTTTTTAGACTATGCAGGCACTACCGCACTGGGCGATTTATCGACTTCAGAGCAAGATAATATAACCTTCCAAGTGGCAAACAACTATTTTTCACGAGGTGAATATGAAGCTGCAATAGACGCTGTAAATGCATATTTCGACAAGTTTCCTAAACCGTTACAAGAGAAATTTGCCCGTTTTATTCGTGCAGAGAGTTTATATAAAACAGGGCATCCGCAAGAGGCTTTACATGATTTTAATATTATATTAAATGATTGGACCAGCGCTTATACCGAGCGGACCTTATTAAGTGTATCCAACCTCTATTTAGACCAAAAAAAGTACAATGAAGCAATTGCCCCGTTAAAAAAACTTGAGCTCACAGCGGAGTACCAGTCTCATTATGGATTTGCCATCAATAACTTAATGGTTGCTTATTTCCATATCAATGATTTCGACAACACGCTGATGTATTCTCGATATGTAAAAGAATATGAGAAATCATCAAAAGAAGACAATGCCAAGGCCAGCCTGTACGCTGCACGAGCTCACATGCTTAAAGGAGATTTAAATACAGCTAAAAAAGAACTAAATGAGGCTATTTCAACCAGTCAAACGGTTGTAGGTGCTGAAGCCAAATACAATTTAGGAAAATTACAATATGAAGCAGGCGAGTACAAAACAGCACAGGAAACTGCATTTGACTTGATTAAAAACATGCCTTCTTATGATTATTGGGTAGCCAAAAGCTTTATCTTACTTTCGGATTGTTACATCAAACTTAAAGACGAATTCCAGGCAAAAAGCACACTCCAAAGTATTATCGAAAATTATGAAGAAGACGATGATATTATTCCTAGTGCTAAAGAGCGTTTAGAGAAAATAACAGGAGAAAAACTAGACCCAGAAAAATCTATTGATACAGAAAATAAAGATGACTCTTTGAATGTAGATAGTATAGGTGTGGACAACTTGGAAACAGACAGTTTAACAACCGATAGTTTAGATATAGAAACAGACAGTTTGGATGTAGATAATATAGGAACAGATTCCACGGCGATAGACACTTCGCGGATAATGGAAAATAATTTCTAG
- a CDS encoding aspartate carbamoyltransferase catalytic subunit gives MVETAQQLSTPHLLGIKDLSVTDINLILDTANTFKDIINRPIKKVPSLRDITIANVFFENSTRTRLSFELAEKRLSADVINFAASSSSVSKGETLIDTVNNILAMKVDMIVMRHPYPGAGVFLSKHVNAQIINAGDGAHEHPTQALLDAFSIREKHGDINGKKIVIIGDILHSRVALSNILCLQKLGAEVMVCGPTTLIPKYITSLGVKVEYDLIKALKWCDIANMLRIQLERQDINYFPSLREYTMLYGLNKKILDTLDKEITIMHPGPINRGVEITSDVADSKHSIILDQVQNGVAVRMAVLYLLAGKRA, from the coding sequence ATGGTAGAAACAGCACAGCAGCTAAGCACTCCACACCTATTAGGTATAAAGGATCTTTCCGTTACAGATATTAACCTTATATTGGATACGGCGAATACATTTAAGGACATCATTAACCGTCCGATAAAAAAGGTACCGTCACTAAGAGACATCACCATAGCCAATGTGTTTTTTGAAAATTCGACACGCACAAGGCTATCGTTTGAGCTAGCAGAAAAGCGTCTATCGGCGGATGTAATAAACTTTGCAGCCTCCTCGTCTTCAGTTAGCAAAGGAGAAACACTTATAGACACGGTTAATAATATTTTAGCTATGAAGGTGGATATGATCGTCATGCGACACCCTTACCCAGGAGCTGGAGTATTCTTAAGCAAGCACGTTAATGCACAAATTATCAACGCTGGAGATGGGGCACATGAGCATCCAACTCAAGCACTTTTAGATGCCTTTTCCATCCGTGAAAAACATGGTGATATCAACGGAAAAAAGATAGTGATTATTGGAGATATTTTGCACTCAAGGGTAGCACTTTCCAATATTTTATGCTTACAAAAGTTAGGAGCAGAAGTGATGGTTTGCGGCCCTACTACTTTAATCCCCAAATATATAACGTCGTTAGGAGTGAAAGTAGAGTATGATCTAATAAAAGCCCTGAAATGGTGTGATATTGCAAACATGTTACGCATTCAATTAGAACGTCAAGATATCAATTATTTTCCTTCATTAAGAGAATACACCATGCTTTATGGTCTTAATAAAAAAATACTGGATACTTTGGATAAGGAGATTACCATCATGCATCCGGGACCAATTAATAGAGGGGTAGAAATTACAAGTGATGTCGCAGATAGCAAGCATTCTATCATATTGGATCAGGTTCAGAATGGAGTCGCAGTGCGCATGGCCGTCTTATATCTGCTTGCCGGAAAACGGGCTTAA
- the pyrR gene encoding bifunctional pyr operon transcriptional regulator/uracil phosphoribosyltransferase PyrR, which yields MQQSILLSDQKFQITIQRLCRQLIENHHDFKHSVIIGIQPRGIYLANRIKEELQRILQLDNILFGELDITFYRDDFRRKESGPLVPSATTIDFVIENKKVILIDDVLWTGRTIRAALDAIQAFGRPKKVELLVLVDRRFSRHLPIEPNYIGIQVDSINSQKVIVNWLETENKDQIILLTEENN from the coding sequence ATGCAACAATCTATCTTATTAAGCGATCAAAAATTTCAAATAACGATACAACGGCTTTGCCGTCAGCTGATCGAGAATCACCACGACTTTAAACACTCGGTAATTATTGGTATCCAGCCAAGAGGTATTTATTTAGCCAATCGCATTAAAGAAGAACTGCAGCGTATCTTACAGCTTGACAACATCTTATTTGGAGAGCTTGACATCACTTTTTACAGGGACGATTTTCGCCGAAAAGAGAGCGGCCCCCTAGTACCGAGCGCTACCACAATAGATTTTGTAATAGAAAATAAAAAGGTTATTTTAATAGACGATGTATTATGGACTGGTAGAACTATACGTGCTGCTCTCGACGCTATACAAGCTTTTGGAAGGCCTAAAAAGGTCGAACTACTTGTATTAGTAGATCGACGTTTTTCTCGCCATTTACCTATAGAGCCCAATTATATAGGCATTCAGGTTGACTCCATTAACTCCCAAAAGGTAATCGTTAATTGGCTGGAAACCGAAAACAAAGATCAAATTATTTTATTAACAGAAGAGAACAACTAA